The following are encoded in a window of Doryrhamphus excisus isolate RoL2022-K1 chromosome 16, RoL_Dexc_1.0, whole genome shotgun sequence genomic DNA:
- the LOC131104068 gene encoding nck-associated protein 5-like isoform X7 — MSHFADPAPRIRSVPLLELQAEYMDANRCIDELLKQLEEERRNLRREKLALARLQREVARTKSEGTMREKLIHELEEERRLRLESEKRLREVTEESELGRAQIVCLQQQFSRMEETVRSLLQNQGIVEPTAADTADIMKAYKEKLSEEVHKQHDCPEKTSPLPATQTGQESVMPLQADASQTDEDDGRTKLLLERLKALEERNSVLASENESQREQYERCLDEVANQVVQALVTQKDLREECLKLRTRVFDLEQQNRALGFLFQQRIKPASDLLLQKLHSRIMDLSAADLLQEPERSKAFLLARNTDSPSTEIQMNGKSGLPITKCLSQLSLTAQAPAYPRSSCSSSELSLSSACSELSSGSYTWNDGRSCGKASSLTWEKRRSLGSSAPSNVSGLVEEQMPTRRKETNILEGLRKLQRRKHKSSSSSRVSKSGYKDCMNSNEGIYSLGIKKGKKGLSKPTHTGRASAFVGKKFLYDSDDADDELAQSGHVDDVPTKDSWLYCTRLSHSISDSLSSWEGFQEIGGGGDSSSGLAATKPPTAMDSKERPEKLMSFINSCLSEAGRPSAFTRVSTLHVTPSKPDTSNCLSDMDDLEELSCDSRDLWTPLSQQVEQKERISRDSAKLFIPQRLHRDQGRTQSADGRPEPVSLIKEAKAAKSMSEESILAVFDAQGQPIELSPQKLDKSAMPEIGVPLGKVVAEYNGLAPQEMPTRQKPSNPGNYTVVEPSECEIRTSKTNSRGGNTERLSMQLTPQKKLIKPPGGRASKGHSIPPFHESTSTKSGGVKLPGYNKPYSSPIRLSKGTTTEPSNSGNSGSPGQEKTPPPPTTKMSRFMKSSQSPKVANSKLQSRAEWSKGSSPSSPKLSRRHVQYADNGEQPTRDKHCESIKNKLRSPSPPLPPGRTTSLLIKPNYDGSPQAHKIGVAQPSIPTTVRGPPPSYHTSLQPNMQATLPIKDKECLDTDAGYGTALAPQKLVDKTSQHLQKSPAETPSTGTPKRTMTKDYLPPANSGLDLDSENAPKNSRNVPPPYGALRGPHLHNSFVSKRGSSHESDYQSVQKPQVHLAVPVKEAPQSKTELQNAKNVASPPNSVTTSPNSAENSQKTRIPMGFKAFLKSPPTHKNSPSLPAKQEKDHINLVSKENVAANASSQCDILQPSYSIDSPPKMSLPEGKSEVHCRSLEGEINPILTAEEEDVCDKGKRNSQLFSRSISVSTKTHLKPALGMNGAKARSQSFSTNCTEKPHINVLEGPGKIRTQIITNSTERGNSLSRQASLEAPSVAGLAESPVRSPRARLSYYGGMTGVNNLDGLPEKTSKLSFKYDGHQSTVEGETVTPHKEAHGFPTSEKTGLNHQSVNICKSGKVTSQFQSPASCPYGSENRVRNAGVTASSPNEPEFSSEVKTQSDSPNKPPDMEEKRISPSACTIEEKVMMGIEENLHKCQEQQKVAASESKQKTGPSLANWFGFRKSKLPAMTGKKAESPKGKDERKELKIGSVLAGKQTRVDKKKEKKKNESQEAQKQSEMNNKLSSIMDHCNNQMGQIATQIQCTTAFIGKDQFVKELLGRAAGKSNSVVGSPTGISSPRKHTETKGNMKICPDAATLLISEKSNLRGDNKEGRMADNGCQDHVMGTGCQMRTLDSGIGTFPLPDSVTRASGRHIPKSESSPDGVTAQFQAESSSPHTDPSQSSVKVPSLPKSPLHAPASLSHSLSDPSVTYGGDASDAQTRLPQPSRASRTKRLSLFTPQSSILSSTEAIEDETGRKNDGPAERALLVCNMYSGSSSGSDTETELERPRSTLSPLQRPRINRCQTNDAAEKTLRRGSMDSSLSIMHFYQQEMFSHLAENSNRICDYNLLCKDTPLPAGDILSMEVSLEKTVVGANKPGSLEDAMESLSNLSRSSIRKEAAADGGRPDAVVCEPSSSKARADPTGSLSDSLYDSFSSCTSQGSNDV; from the exons GATGGAAGAGACGGTGCGGTCGCTGCTGCAGAATCAGGGAATCGTGGAACCGACTGCGGCAGACACGGCGGACATCATGAAGGCCTACAAA GAGAAACTCTCAGAGGAAGTCCACAAGCAGCATGACTGCCCAGAAAAGACCAGCCCCCTGCCGGCAACTCAGACTGGGCAGGAATCTGTGATGCCGCTGCAGGCCGATGCCAGCCAAACTGACGAGGACGATGGCAGAACCAAGCTGTTGTTGGAACGCCTCAAGGCCCTGGAG GAGAGGAACTCGGTCTTGGCCTCGGAGAACGAAAGCCAAAGAGAGCAGTACGAACGTTGCCTGGACGAG GTTGCCAATCAAGTGGTTCAGGCGCTGGTCACCCAGAAG GATCTGAGGGAGGAATGTCTAAAGCTGCGCACTCGGGTTTTTGATTTGGAGCAGCAGAATCGGGCACTGGGCTTTCTGTTCCAGCAGCGGATCAAGCCTGCGTCGGACCTGCTCCTCCAG AAACTCCATTCACGAATCATGGATCTGTCTGCAGCTGACTTGCTCCAGGAACCAGAGAGAAGCAAAGCCTTTTTACTGGCTAGGAACACAGATTCTCCTTCGACT GAGATCCAGATGAATGGGAAGTCCGGTCTGCCCATCACCAAGTGTCTGAGCCAGCTGAGTCTGACGGCACAAGCGCCAGCCTACCCACGCAGCAGCTGTAGCAGCAGTGAGTTGTCTTTGTCGAGTGCATGCAGCGAGCTCTCCAGCGGCTCCTACACCTGGAATGATGGACGCTCCTGTGGGAAAGCG TCCTCCCTCACATGGGAGAAGAGGCGAAGTTTGGGCTCATCTGCCCCAAGTAACGTCAGTGGGCTGGTAGAGGAGCAGATGCCCACCAGGCGCAAGGAGACCAACATCCTAGAGGGGCTGAGAAAGCTACAGAGAAGAAAGCATAAATCCTCATCCTCTTCCAGAGTCTCCAAGTCTGGCTACAAAGACTGCATGAACTCCAATGAGGGCATTTACTCACTTGGTATCAAGAAAGGCAAGAAAGGGCTGTCCAAGCCCACCCACACGGGAAGAGCTTCTGCTTTTGTAGGCAAGAAGTTCTTGTATGATTCCGATGATGCAGATGATGAGCTTGCACAATCTGGCCATGTAGATGACGTCCCCACTAAAGACAGCTGGTTGTACTGCACAAGGCTCTCCCACAGCATCTCAGACAGCCTGTCTAGCTGGGAGGGATTCCAGGAGATTGGAGGTGGAGGCGACAGTAGTTCAGGCCTTGCAGCGACAAAGCCCCCCACTGCGATGGACTCAAAGGAGCGTCCTGAGAAACTCATGAGTTTCATCAACAGTTGCCTTTCTGAGGCCGGGCGGCCGTCAGCTTTCACTCGAGTTTCGACGCTGCATGTGACCCCTTCAAAACCAGACACCTCGAATTGCTTGTCAGATATGGACGATCTAGAAGAGCTCAGCTGTGATTCTAGAGACTTGTGGACACCCTTAAGCCAACAAGTTGAGCAAAAAGAGAGGATTTCTAGGGATAGTGCCAAGCTATTCATCCCACAGCGCTTGCATAGGGACCAAGGACGCACCCAGTCTGCAGACGGGCGACCAGAACCTGTCAGCCTAATTAAGGAAGCTAAAGCGGCCAAGAGTATGTCTGAGGAGAGCATCTTGGCAGTATTTGATGCACAGGGACAGCCGATTGAACTGAGTCCTCAGAAACTTGACAAAAGCGCTATGCCTGAAATTGGTGTTCCGCTTGGTAAAGTGGTGGCCGAATACAATGGACTAGCCCCCCAGGAGATGCCAACAAGACAGAAACCATCAAATCCAGGAAACTATACAGTTGTGGAACCATCGGAATGTGAGATCAggacaagcaaaacaaacagcagGGGGGGAAACACAGAACGCTTGTCAATGCAGCTAACTCCCCAGAAGAAGCTGATCAAACCACCGGGCGGTCGAGCAAGTAAAGGACATTCTATCCCCCCCTTTCATGAGTCTACCAGTACTAAGTCTGGTGGTGTAAAACTACCTGGTTACAATAAACCTTACTCATCCCCAATCAGATTGTCTAAGGGCACCACCACTGAGCCCAGTAACAGTGGAAACTCAGGAAGTCCTGGTCAGGAAAAAACACCTCCACCTCCAACAACTAAAATGTCCAGGTTCATGAAGAGCTCACAGAGCCCCAAGGTGGCCAACTCCAAGTTGCAGAGCAGGGCCGAATGGAGTAAGGGCTCGTCTCCTAGTTCGCCTAAACTCTCAAGGAGACATGTGCAGTACGCTGACAACGGTGAACAGCCAACCAGAGACAAACACTGTGAAAGCATCAAAAACAAACTCAGGTCCCCTTCGCCACCCCTTCCTCCTGGCCGCACCACCTCTTTACTGATCAAACCAAATTATGACGGGTCGCCTCAAGCACATAAAATAGGGGTGGCTCAGCCATCCATCCCAACCACTGTGAGGGGCCCTCCCCCAAGTTACCACACATCTCTTCAACCAAATATGCAAGCTACACTTCCCATTAAAGATAAAGAGTGTTTGGATACGGATGCGGGCTACGGGACTGCACTTGCACCTCAGAAACTGGTTGACAAAACTAGTCAGCACCTTCAAAAGTCCCCGGCCGAGACACCTTCTACAGGCACTCCCAAGCGTACGATGACAAAAGACTACCTCCCTCCCGCAAACTCAGGACTGGACCTAGATTCCGAAAATGCACCTAAAAACTCAAGGAATGTCCCTCCTCCTTACGGCGCCCTCAGAGGACCCCATCTTCACAACTCATTTGTAAGCAAGAGAGGATCTAGCCATGAAAGCGACTATCAGTCTGTGCAAAAGCCCCAAGTTCACTTAGCTGTACCAGTCAAGGAAGCTCCTCAATCTAAAACAGAGCtacaaaatgctaaaaatgtcgCCAGCCCACCAAACTCGGTGACCACATCACCTAATTCAGCGGAAAATAGCCAAAAGACTCGCATCCCGATGGGTTTCAAAGCATTTTTGAAATCACCTCCTACTCACAAAAATAGTCCCTCTTTACCAGCAAAGCAAGAAAAAGATCATATCAACTTAGTCTCCAAGGAGAACGTGGCTGCAAATGCCTCTAGCCAGTGTGACATCTTGCAGCCTTCGTATAGTATCGATTCCCCACCCAAGATGTCTCTTCCAGAGGGGAAAAGTGAGGTCCACTGTCGGTCACTGGAGGGAGAAATAAATCCCATTCTGAcagcggaggaggaggatgtcTGCGATAAAGGGAAAAGGAACAGTCAACTCTTCTCTAGATCCATATCTGTCAGTACCAAAACCCATCTAAAGCCAGCCTTGGGAATGAACGGGGCCAAGGCCCGCAGCCAGAGTTTCAGCACCAACTGCACTGAAAAGCCCCACATTAATGTTCTGGAGGGCCCAGGAAAAATCAGAACTCAGATTATCACCAACTCAACGGAAAGAGGGAATTCTCTGTCTAGACAGGCTTCCTTAGAGGCACCCAGTGTTGCTGGACTAGCAGAGAGTCCTGTCCGTTCTCCCAGGGCAAGGCTCAGCTACTATGGAGGTATGACTGGGGTGAACAATCTCGATGGACTACCTGAGAAAACTTCCAAGTTAAGCTTCAAATACGATGGGCATCAGTCCACTGTGGAGGGGGAGACAGTAACCCCTCACAAGGAGGCACATGGTTTTCCCACCAGTGAAAAGACTGGTCTGAATCACCAATCTGTAAACATCTGTAAGTCTGGTAAAGTCACCTCCCAGTTTCAGTCTCCGGCGTCCTGTCCTTATGGCTCAGAAAACCGTGTTCGAAATGCAGGAGTCACTGCGAGCAGCCCTAATGAGCCAGAATTTAGCTCAGAGGTAAAAACCCAGTCAGACTCGCCAAACAAACCCCCAGATATGGAGGAGAAAAGAATCAGCCCTTCGGCCTGTACTATTGAAGAGAAGGTCATGATGGGAATCGAAGAAAATCTGCACAAATGTCAAGAGCAACAGAAGGTTGCAGCGAGTGAGTCTAAACAGAAGACGGGTCCCTCTCTGGCAAACTGGTTTGGTTTCCGGAAGAGCAAACTTCCAGCTATGACTGGAAAGAAAGCAGAGTCACCAAAAGGAAAAGATGAGAGGAAAGAACTGAAGATCGGATCAGTGCTTGCAGGCAAACAGACCAGGGTGgacaagaagaaggagaagaagaagaatgagagTCAGGAGGCACAGAAACAGTCTGAGATGAATAACAAGCTCAGCTCCATCATGGACCACTGCAACAATCAAATGGGCCAGATTGCCACTCAGATCCAATGCACAACAGCGTTCATTGGCAAGGACCAGTTTGTGAAGGAGCTTCTTGGCAG GGCTGCCGGAAAGAGCAACTCGGTGGTTGGCTCTCCAACTGGAATCTCCAGCCCCAGGAAACACACGGAGACGAAGGGCAATATGAAGATCTGTCCAGACGCTGCA ACCCTCCTCATTAGTGAGAAGAGCAACCTCAGAGGGGACAACAAAGAGGGGCGGATGGCAGACAACGGCTGTCAAGACCACGTGATGG GCACCGGGTGTCAGATGAGAACGCTGGACAGCGGGATCGGCACCTTTCCTCTCCCCGACTCGGTCACCCGAGCTAGTGGTCGCCACATCCCCAAATCTGAGTCGAGCCCAGATGGGGTGACCGCCCAGTTCCAGGCAGAGTCTTCCTCTCCTCATACAGACCCCTCACAATCCAGTGTCAAAGTGCCTTCCCTTCCCAAATCCCCCCTGCATGCTCCTGCCAGCTTGAGTCACTCCCTTTCCGACCCATCTGTGACCTATGGTGGTGACGCCTCGGACGCCCAGACTCGATTGCCCCAACCGTCCC GTGCCAGTCGGACCAAGAGGCTAAGTCTCTTCACCCCACAGAGCAGCATCTTGTCCTCCACTGAGGCCATAGAGGATGAAACCGGGAGGAAGAATGATGGTCCTGCT GAGAGAGCCTTGTTGGTTTGCAATATGTATTCGGGCAGCAGCAGTGGCAGCGACACCGAGACAGAGCTGGAGCGACCCAGGAGCACTTTGAGTCCGCTCCAAAGGCCGCGGATCAACCGCTGCCAAACGAACGACGCAG CCGAGAAGACACTGAGGAGGGGCAGTATGGACAGCTCCCTGTCCATCATGCACTTCTACCAGCAGGAGATGTTCTCTCACCTGGCGGAGAACAGCAACAGGATCTGCGACTACAACCTGTTGTGCAAAGACACGCCCCTTCCAGCAGGAGACATACTCAGC ATGGAGGTTTCGCTGGAGAAAACAGTCGTTGGCGCCAACAAGCCGGGCTCCCTGGAAGACGCCATGGAGTCCCTCAGCAATCTCAGTCGCAGCAGCATCCGGAAAGAGGCCGCTGCTGACGGCGGAAGGCCTGACGCGGTGGTGTGCGAGCCGTCCTCCAGCAAAGCTCGGGCTGATCCAACGGGCTCCCTCAGCGACTCGCTTTACGACAGCTTCTCGTCCTGCACCAGCCAGGGCTCCAATGACGTGTGA